Proteins encoded by one window of Erythrobacter sp.:
- a CDS encoding response regulator transcription factor: MNRAMLRIAFAYGAMIAVFALLLAWLDWRHLSRQWSTELYVLAIALLFAGFGVWLGNRLTPRVRPAGFTRNEAALASLGISQRECEVLEHLAKGSANKVIARQLGISPNTVKTHLARLFEKLEASNRTEAIARARELRLLP; encoded by the coding sequence ATGAACCGGGCCATGCTGCGGATCGCCTTTGCCTATGGCGCGATGATCGCAGTATTCGCCCTGTTGCTGGCCTGGCTGGACTGGCGGCACCTCTCGCGCCAGTGGTCGACCGAGCTCTACGTTCTGGCCATCGCCCTCCTTTTCGCCGGGTTCGGAGTGTGGCTGGGCAATCGCCTGACCCCGCGCGTACGGCCTGCCGGTTTCACCCGCAACGAAGCGGCGCTCGCCAGCCTCGGCATCTCCCAGCGCGAATGCGAAGTGCTGGAGCATCTGGCCAAGGGATCGGCGAACAAGGTGATCGCCCGGCAGCTCGGCATCTCTCCCAACACCGTCAAAACGCACCTCGCCCGCCTGTTCGAGAAGCTCGAAGCGAGCAACCGCACCGAAGCCATTGCCCGCGCACGCGAACTGCGGCTGTTGCCGTAA
- a CDS encoding rhodanese-related sulfurtransferase yields MSLSTPAIEGPIQVAALYRFARFDDPQALRGPLAELCKAHGVKGTLLLAQEGINGTIAGSPEGITAVLDHIRSLPDCAAIEVKFSGAATMPFHRMKVRVKREIVTMGQPGLDPRERAGVYVEPQDWNALIADPGTIVIDTRNDYEVAVGQFEGAIDPQTPSFADFPAWFRQHRERLLAANNGQPPRVAMYCTGGIRCEKSTAFLAAEGVAEVYHLKGGILKYLEEVPAELSQWRGECFVFDQRVSVGHGLVPGTHLLCHACRRPVNEADAASPLYEEGVSCPACHAERTEEQRASYRERQRQELLAAQRGYAHVGAVRDSDGPDAGDG; encoded by the coding sequence ATGTCCCTGAGCACCCCTGCCATCGAAGGACCGATCCAGGTCGCCGCGCTCTATCGGTTTGCGCGGTTCGACGATCCGCAGGCCTTGCGCGGCCCGCTGGCGGAGCTGTGCAAGGCGCACGGCGTCAAGGGCACGCTGCTGCTGGCGCAGGAGGGGATCAACGGCACGATTGCCGGATCGCCCGAGGGCATTACGGCCGTGCTCGATCACATCCGCAGCCTGCCCGATTGCGCCGCGATCGAGGTCAAGTTCTCCGGCGCAGCCACGATGCCGTTCCACCGCATGAAAGTGCGGGTGAAGCGCGAGATCGTGACGATGGGGCAGCCGGGGCTCGATCCGCGCGAACGGGCGGGGGTCTATGTCGAGCCGCAGGACTGGAACGCGCTGATCGCCGATCCGGGCACGATCGTGATCGACACCCGCAACGACTACGAAGTGGCAGTGGGCCAGTTCGAAGGCGCGATAGACCCGCAAACCCCCAGCTTTGCCGATTTTCCCGCATGGTTCCGCCAGCACCGCGAGCGGCTGCTGGCGGCGAACAACGGCCAGCCGCCCAGGGTGGCGATGTACTGCACCGGCGGCATCCGCTGCGAGAAATCGACCGCCTTCCTCGCTGCCGAGGGGGTGGCGGAGGTCTATCACCTCAAGGGCGGCATCCTGAAGTACCTTGAGGAAGTGCCCGCAGAACTCAGCCAGTGGCGCGGCGAATGCTTCGTGTTCGACCAGCGGGTGAGCGTCGGCCACGGGCTGGTGCCGGGCACCCACCTGCTCTGCCACGCCTGCCGCCGCCCGGTGAACGAGGCCGATGCCGCCTCCCCGCTCTACGAGGAAGGCGTAAGCTGCCCCGCCTGCCATGCAGAGCGGACCGAGGAACAGCGCGCCAGCTATCGCGAACGCCAGCGGCAGGAACTGCTCGCGGCACAGCGCGGTTATGCCCATGTCGGCGCGGTGCGGGACAGCGACGGCCCCGATGCGGGCGATGGCTGA
- a CDS encoding glutathione S-transferase, with product MAEPVLYSFRRCPYAMRARLALVVSGTACELREVKLSAKPQAMLNLSPKGTVPVLVLADGTVIDESLAIMRWALDRNDPEGWLARDDAALIAANDGRFKHDLDRYKYPERHDSDPLVHRKCGLAFLRELDGRLAGQGQLCGSARGLADAAVFPFVRQFAAVDREWFAGVDLPNLKPWLAGHVESPLFQTIMQREQPWSPGAAPVAMAL from the coding sequence ATGGCTGAGCCGGTCCTCTACAGCTTTCGCCGCTGCCCCTACGCGATGCGCGCGCGGCTGGCGCTGGTGGTGAGCGGGACCGCCTGCGAACTGCGCGAGGTGAAGCTCTCGGCCAAGCCGCAGGCGATGCTCAACCTGTCGCCCAAGGGCACGGTTCCGGTGCTGGTACTGGCGGACGGCACGGTGATCGACGAGAGCCTGGCGATCATGCGCTGGGCGTTGGATCGGAACGATCCCGAGGGCTGGCTGGCGCGCGATGACGCGGCGCTGATTGCCGCCAATGACGGGCGCTTCAAGCACGACCTCGACCGCTACAAGTACCCCGAGCGGCACGACAGCGATCCGCTGGTTCACCGGAAATGCGGGCTGGCCTTCCTGCGCGAACTCGATGGTCGTCTGGCGGGGCAGGGACAGTTGTGCGGATCGGCGCGGGGCCTCGCCGATGCGGCCGTGTTCCCCTTCGTACGCCAGTTCGCGGCGGTGGACCGGGAGTGGTTTGCCGGGGTGGACCTGCCGAATCTCAAACCGTGGCTGGCCGGGCATGTCGAGTCGCCACTGTTCCAGACGATTATGCAGCGCGAGCAGCCGTGGTCTCCCGGTGCCGCCCCAGTGGCTATGGCGCTGTGA
- a CDS encoding DUF4199 domain-containing protein: MTQTRTILTYGTLSGALLSVLFLTTLHFGDMDNAMGMAVGFLTMFIALSLIFVGVKRYRDHELGGVIGFLTALKLGIGMALIAAAFYVVGWEAYLFFTDYAYVDAIIGMGYPGYGDPLYRMPITFTEILPVALIVPLVSAALLRNPRFMPLEAKD, translated from the coding sequence ATGACCCAGACCCGCACCATTCTCACCTACGGCACGCTTTCCGGAGCGCTGCTCTCCGTGCTGTTCCTCACCACCCTCCACTTCGGCGACATGGACAATGCGATGGGGATGGCCGTCGGCTTCCTCACCATGTTCATTGCCCTGAGCCTGATCTTCGTCGGGGTGAAGCGCTACCGCGACCATGAACTGGGCGGCGTGATCGGGTTCCTGACCGCGCTCAAGCTGGGGATCGGCATGGCGCTGATCGCCGCCGCCTTCTACGTTGTGGGCTGGGAAGCCTATCTCTTCTTCACCGACTATGCCTACGTCGATGCCATCATCGGCATGGGCTATCCCGGCTACGGCGACCCGCTCTACCGGATGCCGATCACCTTTACCGAGATCTTGCCAGTGGCGCTTATCGTGCCACTGGTGAGCGCGGCACTGCTGCGCAATCCGCGCTTCATGCCGCTGGAGGCGAAGGACTGA
- a CDS encoding branched-chain amino acid aminotransferase has protein sequence MQFERLPHPSPVPSAARDQAIADPGFGKVFTDHMVSIDYDAAEGWHTATLGPLQPIPLHPASSVLHYAQEIFEGMKAYRLADGTMALFRPDANARRFNASAQRLAMPELPEDVFVEAVRQAVLADADWFPKVDGGSLYIRPFMFANEHFLGVRPATKYKFLVILSPAGNYFKSGAPAVSVWVSDYTRAAPGGTGEAKCGGNYAASLVPTKEAFAKDHDQVVFLDAAEHCWIEELGGMNLFFVFDDGSMITPPLGGTILPGITRDSLLTLAREQGLDVREERYSLDQWRNDAASGRLVETFACGTAAVVTAVGKVAGRDGEFSIGGGGPGQMTTRLRDELVGIQRGLVEDRHGWVMRLD, from the coding sequence ATGCAGTTCGAACGCCTTCCCCACCCGTCCCCGGTTCCCTCCGCCGCACGCGATCAGGCCATTGCCGATCCCGGGTTCGGCAAGGTGTTCACCGATCACATGGTCTCGATCGACTATGACGCAGCAGAAGGCTGGCACACCGCCACGCTCGGACCGCTCCAGCCCATCCCTCTGCATCCGGCATCCAGCGTGCTGCACTATGCGCAGGAAATCTTCGAGGGGATGAAGGCCTACCGGCTGGCCGACGGCACGATGGCGCTGTTCCGCCCCGATGCCAATGCCCGCCGCTTCAACGCCAGCGCCCAGCGCCTCGCCATGCCCGAACTGCCCGAGGACGTGTTCGTTGAAGCGGTGCGGCAGGCGGTGTTGGCCGACGCCGACTGGTTTCCCAAGGTCGATGGCGGCTCGCTCTACATCCGCCCGTTCATGTTCGCCAACGAGCATTTCCTCGGCGTGCGTCCGGCGACGAAGTACAAGTTCCTCGTCATCCTCTCCCCCGCGGGCAACTACTTCAAGTCCGGCGCCCCGGCGGTTTCCGTCTGGGTGAGCGACTACACCCGCGCCGCGCCCGGCGGCACGGGTGAGGCCAAGTGCGGCGGCAATTACGCCGCCAGTCTGGTGCCGACCAAGGAAGCCTTCGCCAAGGACCACGATCAGGTCGTCTTCCTCGACGCGGCGGAGCATTGCTGGATCGAGGAACTGGGCGGCATGAACCTGTTCTTCGTGTTCGACGACGGCAGCATGATCACTCCTCCCTTGGGCGGCACGATCTTGCCCGGCATCACCCGCGACAGCCTGTTGACGCTTGCCCGCGAACAGGGGCTGGACGTGCGCGAGGAACGCTATTCGCTCGACCAATGGCGCAATGACGCCGCTTCAGGCCGCCTTGTCGAAACCTTCGCCTGCGGCACTGCGGCGGTGGTGACGGCGGTGGGCAAGGTGGCGGGGCGCGATGGCGAATTCAGCATCGGCGGCGGCGGGCCGGGACAGATGACCACTCGCCTGCGCGACGAACTGGTGGGCATCCAGCGCGGCCTGGTGGAAGACCGCCACGGCTGGGTGATGCGGCTCGACTGA